One Podospora pseudopauciseta strain CBS 411.78 chromosome 4, whole genome shotgun sequence genomic window, CCACTGCACAACATTTGTTTCAATAGCATCATCCTTGCTGAAAGCATTTCTCCACCGAAATAATTCTGCATTAGCTCAATTTCCATCAAACATGCAAATTATCAATAGTCCTGCCATCGCCGATAGGCACCTCCGATCCCCGCCCCGGACCCCTCCGGGAGCCGCCGAGAATCCTTGGCGCGCCCTCGGCCGTCGCCGTCACCGGCCCCGGAGAGCCCAACACGGCGATCGATAAAAGGACACCGGTGCTCAACAACAGatcacatcatcacccaacaccacaacatccaaccacaacaacatcatcaccaccaccatgcccaccaacaccaacaccccccccaacccgcaccccccctcaactctcctcaccaccctcctcaccctcaccgagTCCACCATaatccccctcaccaccaccggcgtcTCCTCCGGCTCAAAACTCTTCGGcgcctccatcctctcccgtGACACCCTGTCCCCCATAACAACAGCCACAAACAACGaagccctctcccccctcctccacggcgAAATAAACTGCATCCAGCAattcttcaccaccatccccccctcctcccgccccttcccttcttcctGCATCTTTTTCGCCACACACGAGCCCTGTTCCCTCTGTCTGTCTGGAATCACCTGGGCTGGGTTCAACGAGTTCTACTATTTGTTCACCTACGAGGACTCAAGAGACGCGTTCAATATCCCGTATGACATTGAcattttggaggaggtgttcaAAGTAAGGGGAGAaaatgagggggagggggagtttaagaggagggggttgtatAACAAGAATAACAAGTTCTTCAAGAGCAAGAGTCTAGGGGAGCTGatcgaggaggtggaggatgagaaggagagggagtaCTTCAGGGGGGAGGTCAAGAGGCTAAAGGGGTTATATGACGCGCTCAGTGAGACGTACCAGAAGGGCAAGGCGGAGGGTGTGGGGAGTGAGAGTGTTTGGAAGTAAAGGGGAGATGGCTGCTGGGaaaggaggtgaggagaCGGGACAAGTTGGTTGTCATGATGATGGACGGTTTTTCTTGTTGAGGGGCTTTTCatttttccttttgtttTCGGCTGCTTTTTTCAGGTTTCAACGATACCCTGTCAAAATTGACTTCACTCTTTTTTTCCATGCCGTTATATGGAATTACCCTCGCTGTCCGCTCGCAGATTTGACCATTGGGCAAGCATAAAATGCTCAAACGATCCTCAGTCTACCTTAGACAGAAGATTAATACATCTACTCCATAATGTCTCAAATACAAATTATCCTGGTGAAGAAGCTACCTCTTAACCACAACAACGTGCATCATCTTATCGCCTGTCTCACTCCTAAACATCGTCCCGATGAACAACACATGGGCCGATTACCTGGTGTAACCCCTATCACCTTCCTCGTCAGCTCTCACCAATCCTTCTCGAGAACATCACGGCAAGATGAAGGGTCGCGGGCGAGTTGCTCGACCAGATAATTAGCTTCTAGGCAATAACTGCCCCAAACCAAAGACACCGAAAAAACATAGCACTGCGATAGCATCACAAGAAATAAGCCTCATCACTCCCCACCCATGTCCGAGACatccaacaagaaaaaaatcCCGAGGCTGCATCAACCCCTTGACCTTGTTCACACGTTAACACC contains:
- a CDS encoding hypothetical protein (COG:F; COG:J; EggNog:ENOG503P0JQ); the encoded protein is MPTNTNTPPNPHPPSTLLTTLLTLTESTIIPLTTTGVSSGSKLFGASILSRDTLSPITTATNNEALSPLLHGEINCIQQFFTTIPPSSRPFPSSCIFFATHEPCSLCLSGITWAGFNEFYYLFTYEDSRDAFNIPYDIDILEEVFKVRGENEGEGEFKRRGLYNKNNKFFKSKSLGELIEEVEDEKEREYFRGEVKRLKGLYDALSETYQKGKAEGVGSESVWK